One Rhinopithecus roxellana isolate Shanxi Qingling chromosome 7, ASM756505v1, whole genome shotgun sequence DNA segment encodes these proteins:
- the MED14OS gene encoding putative uncharacterized protein MED14OS isoform X2, which produces MRSSSLPGARSPRRNGSGHSRHRLPPGRLRTGSRAPTAEARPHVARSPPTPGTGARGGGRRGWGGSRAAPQRGSCASANAQKQLRQTAATYMLTARGGSRSAERKGDLQKTFRQVGQTMPMVPPRLHYECRIC; this is translated from the exons ATGCGGTCCTCGAGCCTCCCGGGCGCTCGGTCACCGCGCCGAAACGGGAGCGGGCACAGTCGCCACCGCCTACCGCCGGGCCGCCTCAGAACAGGAAGCCGTGCGCCGACCGCGGAAGCCCGCCCCCATGTAGCGAGAAGTCCGCCGACCCCAGGGACGGGAGCGAGGGGCGGGGGGAGGCGGGGATGGGGGGGAAGCAGGGCGGCCCCGCAGAGGGGAAGCTGCGCCTCCGCAAACGCTCAGAAGCAGCTTCGCCAGACAGCCGCAACGTACATGTTGACTGCCCGAGGCGGAAGTCGATCGGCAGAGCGGAAGGGGGACCTGCAGAAGACCTTCAGACAG gttGGTCAGACCATGCCCATGGTTCCTCCTCGACTTCACTATGAATGCCgcatctgttga
- the LOC104662204 gene encoding divergent paired-related homeobox-like has product MFTEKLLEDLNSFFNENLYPNPSLQWALKIEIHPTVLEVWFENHRAKLKKAKCEHIQQKQETQQPSISEGEVKTSAGLRNTDTLLRFPNAAHPIGLVYMNLPAPSFLLILYPNLKIPTYDFPGQKIVHFGCCQDPNIYCL; this is encoded by the coding sequence ATGTTCACTGAGAAACTACTGGAAGATTTGAACAGCTTTTTCAATGAGAACCTATACCCAAACCCCAGCCTTCAGTGGGCTTTGAAAATCGAAATACATCCAACAGTACTGGAGGTCTGGTTCGAGAACCACAGAGCAAAACTTAAGAAAGCAAAATGCGAGCATATTCAGCAAAAACAAGAAACTCAACAACCATCAATATCAGAGGGCGAAGTCAAGACCAGTGCTGGCCTGAGAAATACAGACACGCTACTCAGATTCCCCAATGCTGCTCATCCTATCGGCCTGGTGTATATGAATCTTCCGGCACCCTCATTCCTACTCATTCTGTACCCCAACCTTAAGATCCCTACATATGACTTCCCTGGCCAAAAAATAGTCCATTTTGGCTGCTGCCAAGATCCTAACATATACTGCCTCTAG